From Methylobacterium radiodurans, a single genomic window includes:
- a CDS encoding DUF6925 family protein has protein sequence MRYPPTMRHPPTDTALRDLILAQLAEPGTAWSLGTFGAAAEFRRGPDEPARPLADGRLGLCTARGGIALVPHPDLVPVAYETALPGGWSHAVALCLPETALPHPRRGAVTALGLDREALDPDARDEPLFDLGLGLGPVALLARAGDAEGRARLAALGGAPLPDPDAFVAASGRAGHPALVFAGPLGRVEVLRSDGPPPGPRAHAVAQVLRLGRTHVATAPIPPGLVPCAHIQPPHPLRDGAGAPCPFRRAHHDAFQTLLERWGDPALVALKRHRLGLGPDPGLAPDRRTRAVARVAAAQIEAGAYPEPRGTRGEVTEC, from the coding sequence ATGCGGTATCCGCCGACGATGCGGCACCCGCCGACCGACACCGCGCTGCGCGACCTGATCCTCGCCCAGCTCGCAGAGCCCGGGACCGCGTGGAGCCTCGGCACCTTCGGGGCCGCCGCCGAGTTCCGGCGTGGCCCCGACGAGCCCGCCCGGCCGCTCGCGGACGGCCGGCTCGGCCTGTGCACCGCCCGGGGCGGGATCGCGCTCGTGCCGCACCCGGATCTCGTGCCGGTCGCCTACGAGACGGCCCTGCCGGGCGGCTGGAGCCACGCGGTGGCGCTCTGCCTGCCGGAGACCGCCCTGCCCCACCCGCGCCGGGGCGCCGTCACCGCGCTCGGCCTCGACCGCGAGGCGCTCGATCCGGACGCGCGGGACGAGCCCCTGTTCGATCTCGGCCTCGGTCTCGGCCCCGTCGCGCTGCTGGCCCGGGCCGGCGACGCGGAGGGGCGCGCCCGCCTGGCGGCGCTCGGCGGCGCGCCGCTGCCCGACCCGGACGCGTTCGTGGCGGCGTCCGGCCGCGCGGGGCACCCCGCTCTGGTCTTCGCCGGGCCGCTGGGGCGCGTCGAGGTGCTGCGGAGCGATGGGCCGCCACCGGGACCGCGCGCCCACGCGGTCGCCCAGGTCCTGCGGCTCGGGCGGACGCACGTCGCGACGGCGCCGATCCCGCCCGGCCTCGTGCCCTGCGCCCACATCCAGCCGCCGCACCCCCTGCGGGACGGTGCCGGCGCGCCCTGCCCGTTCCGTCGGGCGCACCACGACGCCTTCCAGACCCTGCTGGAGCGCTGGGGCGATCCGGCGCTGGTCGCCCTGAAGCGGCACCGTCTGGGGCTCGGGCCAGACCCCGGCCTCGCGCCGGACCGCCGCACCCGGGCCGTCGCCCGGGTGGCGGCCGCACAGATCGAGGCGGGCGCGTATCCGGAGCCGCGCGGGACCCGCGGCGAAGTCACCGAATGTTAA
- a CDS encoding ATP-binding protein: MTARAPTVQPRSDAPLAPARDAPSRALPWSGWSTRRRLIAVVLAIDVLAALISCAVIVLNARSAVKVETRASLATVESLVADTIRLADAAPDPLLQALDLRFQALRHVRVSVIDTDGDQVGEPVGRPRPEKAAPAWFADLIAPPIEQHTLPIVAGGRQIGSARITTQPLDEIDEIWSYARALSITTFCINAAMLVALYLAAGRVLAPLGSLARGLNQLERHDYTARLALPETRELAVIAARFNQVAEALGEARAANGRLNRQLLTAQDDEGRRIALELHDEFGPCLFALEATAASIARIAAGEAEPARDKLAARAAEIAGIVGQVQGRNRDLLNRLRPHALGQVPLPACLDLLVRDFSRRHPGTRFIGRFADLGPGYGDLVDLTLFRCIQESMTNAVRHGAATEVVAEAAERDGRLVVSVRDNGSGVSPDHGTGLGLSGMRERVGALDGSFALDNASPGAVVRISIPVPSDRGEDASTVEAP, translated from the coding sequence GTGACCGCCCGCGCCCCGACCGTCCAGCCCCGATCCGACGCGCCCCTCGCCCCCGCGCGCGACGCGCCCTCGCGCGCGCTGCCCTGGTCCGGCTGGTCGACACGGCGGCGCCTGATCGCCGTGGTGCTCGCCATCGACGTGCTGGCGGCCCTGATCTCCTGCGCGGTCATCGTGCTCAACGCGCGCTCGGCCGTGAAGGTCGAGACCCGGGCCTCGCTCGCCACCGTCGAGTCGCTCGTGGCCGACACGATCCGGCTCGCCGACGCCGCGCCCGATCCCCTGCTGCAGGCCCTCGACCTGCGCTTCCAGGCGCTCCGCCACGTCCGGGTCAGCGTGATCGACACCGACGGCGATCAGGTCGGCGAGCCTGTCGGGCGCCCGCGGCCCGAGAAGGCGGCGCCCGCCTGGTTCGCCGACCTGATCGCCCCGCCGATCGAGCAGCACACCCTGCCGATCGTGGCCGGCGGGCGCCAGATCGGCTCGGCCCGCATCACCACGCAGCCGCTCGACGAGATCGACGAGATCTGGAGCTACGCGCGCGCCCTCTCCATCACCACCTTCTGCATCAACGCGGCGATGCTGGTCGCGCTCTACCTCGCGGCGGGCCGCGTGCTCGCGCCGCTCGGAAGCCTCGCCCGTGGCCTGAACCAGCTGGAGCGGCACGACTACACCGCCCGGCTCGCCCTGCCGGAGACGCGCGAGCTGGCCGTGATCGCGGCCCGCTTCAACCAGGTGGCGGAGGCCTTGGGCGAGGCTCGCGCCGCCAACGGCCGCCTCAACCGCCAGCTGCTGACCGCGCAGGACGACGAGGGCCGCCGCATCGCGCTGGAACTCCACGACGAGTTCGGTCCCTGCCTGTTCGCGCTTGAGGCCACCGCCGCCTCGATCGCCCGCATCGCCGCGGGCGAGGCCGAGCCCGCCCGCGACAAGCTCGCGGCGCGGGCCGCCGAGATCGCCGGCATCGTCGGGCAGGTGCAGGGCCGCAACCGCGACCTCCTCAACCGCCTGCGCCCGCACGCGCTGGGACAGGTGCCGCTGCCCGCCTGCCTCGACCTGCTGGTACGCGACTTCAGCCGGCGCCATCCGGGCACCCGCTTCATCGGACGCTTCGCGGATCTGGGCCCGGGCTACGGCGACCTCGTCGATCTCACCCTGTTCCGCTGCATCCAGGAGAGCATGACCAACGCCGTGCGCCACGGGGCCGCCACGGAGGTCGTGGCGGAGGCCGCCGAGCGGGACGGGCGCCTCGTGGTCAGCGTGCGCGACAACGGCAGCGGGGTGAGCCCCGACCACGGCACTGGGCTCGGACTCTCGGGGATGCGCGAGCGCGTCGGCGCGCTCGACGGAAGCTTTGCCCTTGACAACGCGTCGCCGGGGGCTGTTGTCCGGATCAGCATCCCGGTCCCGTCCGACCGGGGCGAGGATGCCAGCACGGTGGAAGCGCCATGA
- a CDS encoding response regulator: MNAIATKAGIAGTRLPVLVIDDHPIVLQGCRRVLEDAGIETVAEATTVVGGYRIFHRLRPPIVICDLTFQGSGLAGLGLIRRMRAVEPGTRILVFSMHNDPVIVARALEAGALGYVLKDHASAELFDAFERVRAGEVYLDRRLATEVAMLRTDARRTPESQLTPREQQILARLAQGKSYGAIAADLSVSYKTVTNACSQMRQKLGVRTLAELIHVAVTHAQRQG; the protein is encoded by the coding sequence ATGAACGCCATCGCCACGAAGGCGGGAATCGCCGGCACGCGGTTGCCGGTCCTCGTGATCGACGATCACCCGATCGTGCTCCAGGGCTGCCGCCGGGTGCTGGAGGATGCCGGCATCGAGACGGTGGCCGAGGCGACCACGGTGGTGGGCGGCTACCGCATCTTCCATCGCCTCCGCCCGCCGATCGTGATCTGCGACCTAACCTTCCAGGGCAGCGGGCTGGCCGGCCTCGGGCTGATCCGCCGGATGCGCGCGGTCGAGCCGGGGACGCGCATCCTCGTCTTCAGCATGCACAACGATCCCGTCATCGTGGCGCGCGCGCTCGAGGCTGGGGCGCTCGGCTACGTGCTGAAGGACCACGCCTCGGCCGAGCTGTTCGACGCCTTCGAGCGGGTGCGGGCCGGCGAGGTCTATCTCGACCGGCGCCTCGCCACCGAGGTGGCGATGCTGCGCACCGACGCGCGCCGCACCCCCGAGAGCCAGCTCACCCCCCGCGAGCAGCAGATCCTGGCCCGTCTCGCCCAGGGCAAGTCCTACGGCGCGATCGCGGCCGACCTCTCGGTCAGCTACAAGACCGTCACCAACGCCTGCTCGCAGATGCGCCAGAAGCTCGGCGTGCGGACGCTCGCCGAACTCATCCACGTCGCGGTCACCCACGCCCAGCGCCAGGGCTGA
- a CDS encoding TenA family protein, translated as MGGPVFSREAWARNAALYETIRTMPFNAELAAGTLSRARFRHYILQDAHYLLGFGRALALAAAKAPDPDAFVLFARAAEEAVVVERSLHEGFFRQEGIGPETFAATPPSPACDHYVSHLLAVAHAEPYPVVLAALLPCFWIYREVGRDIHARAAADNPYRAWIDTYAGEDFSLAVDRVIAATDASAADASPALAQRMHRAFTHATRLEWMFWDGAYRQAGWPV; from the coding sequence ATGGGTGGACCGGTGTTCTCGCGGGAAGCCTGGGCGCGCAACGCCGCCCTCTACGAGACCATCCGCACCATGCCCTTCAACGCGGAGCTCGCCGCCGGCACGTTGAGCCGGGCGCGCTTCCGCCACTACATCCTGCAGGACGCCCACTACCTCCTGGGCTTCGGCCGGGCGCTGGCGCTCGCCGCCGCCAAGGCGCCGGACCCGGACGCGTTCGTGCTGTTCGCCCGCGCCGCCGAGGAGGCCGTGGTGGTGGAGCGCAGCCTGCACGAGGGCTTCTTCCGGCAGGAGGGCATCGGCCCCGAGACCTTCGCGGCGACGCCGCCGAGCCCGGCATGCGACCACTACGTGAGCCACCTTCTGGCCGTTGCCCACGCCGAGCCCTACCCGGTGGTGCTCGCAGCGCTCCTCCCCTGTTTCTGGATCTACCGGGAGGTCGGGCGCGACATCCACGCCCGGGCAGCCGCCGACAACCCCTACCGGGCCTGGATCGACACCTATGCGGGCGAGGACTTCTCGCTGGCCGTCGATCGGGTGATCGCCGCGACCGACGCCTCGGCCGCGGACGCCTCGCCCGCCCTGGCCCAGCGGATGCATCGGGCCTTCACCCACGCGACGCGCCTCGAATGGATGTTCTGGGATGGCGCCTACAGGCAAGCCGGCTGGCCGGTGTAA
- a CDS encoding amino acid permease produces MAAGALGDLTRTKSLERLNADAEAGEHTLQRTLGPWSLIGLGIGAVIGAGLFSLTGIAAAQHAGPAVVISFAIAAIGCCFAGMCYSELAGMIPVAGSAYTYAYATMGEFVAWIIGWDLVLEYAVGAATVSVSWSQYVVRFLHQLGIDLPAKLVHSPFETYKLADGTTGTGLVNLPAIAIIVAASALLMIGIRESARVNAIVVAIKLAVVAVVIGLGAFYVKAQNYVPFIPENTGTFGEYGWSGIMRAAGVVFFAYIGFDAVSTAAQEAKNPQRNMMIGILGSLAICTVIYILFAGVLTGLVHYDAMRGDGAPVNTAIGQTPFPWLKSLVTLGVIAGFSTVILVLLLGQSRVFYTMSQDRLLPGLFSRVHPRWKTPYRSNLFFMVFTGALGGFLPITQLGHMTSIGTLLAFVLVCVGVMILRRTQPDAPRAYRTPLVPLVPILGILTCMAMMVSLDGETWLRLLIWLAIGMAIYFGWSRRHSRIGREQA; encoded by the coding sequence ATGGCGGCGGGCGCTTTGGGTGATCTGACACGGACGAAATCCCTTGAGCGGCTGAACGCCGATGCCGAGGCGGGCGAGCACACGCTCCAGCGCACGCTGGGCCCCTGGAGCCTGATCGGGCTCGGCATCGGCGCGGTGATCGGCGCCGGCCTGTTCTCCCTCACCGGCATCGCGGCCGCGCAGCACGCGGGGCCGGCCGTCGTCATCTCCTTCGCCATCGCGGCGATCGGCTGCTGCTTTGCCGGCATGTGCTACTCGGAACTCGCCGGCATGATCCCGGTGGCGGGCTCGGCCTACACCTACGCCTACGCCACGATGGGCGAGTTCGTGGCCTGGATCATCGGCTGGGACCTCGTGCTCGAATACGCGGTCGGCGCCGCCACCGTCTCGGTGAGCTGGTCGCAGTACGTCGTGCGCTTCCTGCACCAACTCGGCATCGATCTGCCGGCAAAACTCGTGCACTCGCCCTTCGAGACCTACAAACTGGCCGACGGCACCACCGGGACCGGCCTCGTGAACCTGCCGGCGATCGCGATCATCGTCGCGGCCTCGGCGCTCCTGATGATCGGCATCCGCGAATCGGCCCGCGTCAACGCGATCGTGGTGGCGATCAAGCTCGCCGTGGTGGCGGTGGTGATCGGGCTCGGCGCCTTCTACGTGAAGGCCCAGAACTACGTGCCCTTCATCCCCGAGAACACCGGCACCTTCGGCGAGTACGGCTGGAGCGGCATCATGCGGGCGGCCGGCGTGGTTTTCTTCGCCTATATCGGCTTCGACGCGGTCTCGACCGCGGCGCAGGAGGCCAAGAACCCCCAGCGCAACATGATGATCGGGATTCTCGGCTCGCTCGCGATCTGCACGGTCATCTACATCCTGTTCGCGGGCGTGCTCACCGGCCTCGTGCACTACGACGCCATGCGGGGCGACGGCGCCCCGGTGAACACCGCCATCGGCCAGACGCCGTTCCCCTGGCTGAAATCGCTCGTCACACTCGGTGTGATCGCGGGCTTCTCCACCGTGATCCTGGTGCTGCTGCTCGGCCAGAGCCGGGTCTTCTACACCATGTCCCAGGACCGTCTGCTGCCCGGCCTGTTCTCGCGGGTGCATCCGCGCTGGAAGACGCCCTACCGCTCGAACCTGTTCTTCATGGTGTTCACGGGCGCGCTCGGCGGCTTCCTGCCGATTACCCAGCTCGGCCACATGACGAGCATCGGCACGCTGCTCGCCTTCGTGCTGGTCTGCGTCGGCGTCATGATCCTGCGCCGGACCCAGCCCGACGCCCCGCGCGCCTACCGCACCCCGCTGGTGCCCCTCGTGCCGATCCTCGGCATCCTCACCTGCATGGCCATGATGGTGTCGCTCGACGGCGAGACCTGGCTGCGCCTGTTGATCTGGCTCGCCATCGGCATGGCGATCTATTTCGGCTGGAGCCGCCGCCACAGCCGGATCGGGCGGGAGCAGGCGTAA
- a CDS encoding MBL fold metallo-hydrolase yields the protein MSNSPCQDGGLTLRFWGVRGSTPVCGPDYAEFGGSTPCLEVRCGERLFLIDAGSGLFNCGQHHRADLPKEIDLLFSHLHFDHTGGLPFFKPAVFDAERVINTYCGNLDGASAEASLGRLYAPPLFPVTLDILPCQLRHHGFRAGETLTFADGITVDTLLLNHPQGSVGYRFDHGGKRLCVISDIEHSDPWPNPELKAFVEGADLLVYDGMFTDCEYPTCRGWGHSTWQKGVELARAADVKALGIIHLHPAHTDAMLRRVEAEMQAEMPTAFIARERALIDVGTIGTPRPRVVARIA from the coding sequence ATGTCGAACAGTCCTTGCCAGGACGGCGGCCTCACCCTGCGTTTCTGGGGTGTGCGCGGCTCAACGCCCGTCTGCGGTCCCGATTACGCCGAGTTCGGCGGCAGCACCCCCTGCCTGGAGGTGCGCTGCGGCGAGCGCCTGTTCCTGATCGACGCGGGCTCCGGCCTGTTCAATTGCGGCCAGCACCACCGGGCCGACCTCCCCAAGGAGATCGACCTGCTGTTCAGCCACCTCCATTTCGACCACACTGGCGGCCTGCCCTTCTTCAAGCCGGCGGTGTTCGACGCTGAGCGGGTGATCAACACCTATTGCGGTAACCTCGACGGCGCCTCGGCCGAGGCGAGCCTCGGGCGCCTCTACGCGCCGCCGCTCTTCCCCGTCACCCTCGACATCCTGCCCTGCCAGTTGAGGCACCACGGCTTCCGGGCGGGCGAGACCCTGACCTTCGCGGACGGGATCACAGTCGACACCCTGCTCCTCAACCACCCGCAGGGCTCGGTCGGCTACCGCTTCGACCACGGCGGCAAGCGGCTCTGCGTGATCAGCGACATCGAGCACAGCGATCCCTGGCCGAATCCGGAGCTGAAGGCCTTCGTCGAGGGGGCCGACCTCCTCGTCTACGACGGCATGTTCACCGATTGCGAGTACCCGACCTGCCGCGGCTGGGGGCACTCGACCTGGCAGAAGGGCGTCGAACTGGCGCGCGCCGCCGACGTGAAGGCGCTCGGCATCATCCACCTGCACCCGGCCCACACGGACGCGATGCTGCGCCGGGTCGAGGCCGAGATGCAGGCCGAGATGCCGACCGCCTTCATCGCCCGTGAGCGCGCGCTGATCGACGTCGGAACGATCGGGACGCCGCGCCCGCGGGTTGTCGCGCGCATCGCCTGA
- a CDS encoding L,D-transpeptidase family protein: MPPPLRRLLPIALLAGLAAAPAARAQNAKAEAPIPAATVALMQARGTDPSSPVLFRAYKKESEIEVWKRGPGGRFVHVKTFPICRWSGQLGPKRQTGDRQTPEGFYTVPKRQMNPNSRYYLSFDIGYPNAYDRAHGGTGSAVMVHGVCSSMGCFAMTDRSVGEIYAIARDALKGGQAAFQFQAYPFRMSAENMARHRADPNYAFWQQLKEGADRFEATGEELQVGVEGGRYVFAPARDPAKEVAVATRRAAEAARIAALVHDGTPAVRTTYSDGGQHAFWASLISRGAPVGEISRPEALAYAGQEVVVIPGFRRPAPLAEAVWAAWIAPDAPMGDLRARGHVAAYARAPDSFAARFAAPARYADALPRLVAATLAGTLPPIPATGAGPAPGPLAALQDRPEDR, from the coding sequence ATGCCGCCGCCCCTCCGCCGCCTCCTGCCGATCGCCCTGCTCGCCGGCCTCGCGGCGGCTCCGGCGGCGCGCGCGCAGAACGCCAAGGCCGAGGCACCGATCCCGGCCGCCACCGTGGCGTTGATGCAGGCCAGGGGCACGGACCCGTCGAGCCCGGTCCTGTTCCGGGCCTATAAGAAGGAATCCGAAATCGAGGTGTGGAAGCGGGGCCCCGGCGGCCGCTTCGTCCACGTCAAAACCTTTCCGATCTGCCGCTGGTCCGGCCAGCTCGGGCCGAAGCGCCAGACCGGCGACCGCCAGACGCCGGAGGGGTTCTACACGGTGCCCAAGCGCCAGATGAACCCGAACTCGCGCTACTATCTCTCCTTCGACATCGGCTACCCCAACGCCTACGACCGCGCGCATGGCGGCACCGGTTCGGCCGTGATGGTGCACGGCGTCTGCTCCTCGATGGGCTGCTTCGCGATGACCGACCGATCGGTCGGCGAGATCTACGCCATCGCCCGCGACGCCCTCAAAGGCGGGCAGGCCGCCTTCCAGTTCCAGGCCTACCCGTTCCGGATGAGCGCCGAGAACATGGCCCGGCACCGGGCCGACCCGAACTACGCCTTCTGGCAGCAGCTCAAGGAGGGCGCGGACCGGTTCGAGGCGACGGGCGAGGAGCTGCAGGTCGGCGTCGAGGGCGGACGCTACGTCTTCGCGCCCGCGCGGGATCCGGCCAAGGAGGTGGCGGTGGCGACACGCCGGGCGGCGGAAGCCGCCCGCATCGCCGCGCTCGTCCACGACGGGACGCCGGCGGTTCGCACCACCTACTCGGACGGCGGCCAGCACGCCTTCTGGGCCTCGCTGATCAGCCGGGGCGCGCCGGTCGGCGAGATCAGCCGGCCGGAGGCGCTCGCCTATGCGGGCCAGGAGGTGGTGGTGATCCCGGGCTTCCGCCGGCCGGCCCCGCTGGCGGAGGCGGTCTGGGCCGCGTGGATCGCGCCGGACGCGCCGATGGGCGATCTGCGCGCGCGCGGGCACGTTGCCGCCTACGCCCGCGCGCCCGACAGCTTCGCCGCCCGCTTCGCCGCGCCGGCCCGCTACGCCGACGCCCTGCCGAGGCTCGTCGCGGCCACCCTCGCAGGCACGCTTCCGCCCATCCCGGCGACCGGAGCGGGGCCGGCGCCCGGGCCGTTGGCAGCTCTCCAAGACCGCCCCGAAGACCGCTGA
- a CDS encoding cold-shock protein, protein MGRGRDFRGPQKRGFDEGSEPSWPDQAPPSGGYGGGGYGGDRFGGGGGGGFGGGGRFGGGAPRGAGPAQAPSGPERDATVKWFNKEKGFGFVELGDGSGDAFLHIRAVEAAGHDDLQPGTKLTVQTAQGQKGPQVTNVTSVDTSTAEAPAPRREMRPRTGGFGDRGGYGDRGGYGGGDRFGGGDRFGGGGGGGRFASGPSVEMTGTVKWYDPAKGFGFVSVNDGGKDVFVHRSALSRAGLDSLAEGQQVTLGVVEGQKGREAQSITVD, encoded by the coding sequence ATGGGACGTGGTCGTGATTTTCGGGGGCCGCAGAAGCGCGGCTTCGATGAGGGTTCCGAGCCGAGCTGGCCGGATCAGGCACCGCCGAGCGGCGGGTACGGCGGTGGCGGCTACGGCGGCGACCGCTTCGGCGGCGGCGGCGGTGGTGGTTTCGGCGGCGGTGGCCGCTTCGGTGGCGGCGCGCCGCGTGGCGCCGGCCCGGCCCAGGCCCCCTCGGGTCCGGAGCGTGATGCCACGGTGAAGTGGTTCAACAAGGAGAAGGGCTTCGGCTTCGTCGAGCTGGGTGACGGCTCGGGCGACGCCTTCCTCCACATCCGCGCCGTCGAGGCGGCCGGCCACGACGATCTGCAGCCGGGCACCAAGCTGACGGTCCAGACGGCGCAGGGCCAGAAGGGTCCGCAGGTCACGAACGTCACCAGCGTCGACACCTCGACGGCCGAGGCTCCGGCCCCGCGCCGCGAGATGCGCCCGCGCACCGGCGGCTTCGGTGACCGGGGCGGTTACGGCGATCGCGGCGGCTACGGCGGCGGTGATCGCTTCGGCGGCGGCGACCGTTTCGGCGGCGGCGGTGGCGGTGGGCGCTTCGCCTCCGGCCCGTCGGTCGAGATGACCGGCACCGTGAAGTGGTACGACCCGGCCAAGGGCTTCGGCTTCGTCTCCGTCAACGACGGCGGCAAGGACGTGTTCGTGCATCGCTCCGCCCTGTCGCGCGCCGGTCTCGACTCGCTGGCCGAGGGCCAGCAGGTCACCCTCGGCGTGGTCGAGGGCCAGAAGGGCCGCGAGGCCCAGAGCATCACGGTCGACTGA
- a CDS encoding response regulator — MIATPTFPDISALVVDESLYIRRIVRDMLMRVGIKRVLEAPDGAEALGVLAESKPDISIIDWDLAILSGEEFIRLARTPSTSPCPTIPIILMLAQPRRNVVDRAISLGVNEIIAKPFSPKTLWSRLDEVINRPRPYNQVKSLLRPTPRQAALKAIA; from the coding sequence ATGATCGCGACGCCCACTTTCCCCGACATCTCCGCCCTCGTCGTGGACGAGAGCCTCTACATCCGCCGAATCGTGCGCGACATGCTGATGCGCGTCGGGATCAAGCGCGTGCTGGAGGCGCCCGACGGGGCCGAGGCGCTCGGCGTCCTGGCCGAGAGCAAGCCCGACATCAGCATCATCGACTGGGACCTCGCGATCCTCTCGGGCGAGGAGTTCATCCGGCTGGCCCGCACGCCCTCGACCTCGCCCTGCCCGACGATCCCGATCATCCTGATGCTGGCCCAGCCCCGCCGCAACGTGGTGGACCGGGCGATCTCGCTCGGCGTCAACGAGATCATCGCCAAGCCCTTCTCGCCCAAGACGCTGTGGTCGCGCCTCGACGAGGTGATCAACCGGCCGCGGCCCTACAACCAGGTGAAGAGCCTGCTGCGTCCCACCCCGCGTCAAGCGGCGCTGAAGGCGATCGCCTGA
- a CDS encoding Ppx/GppA phosphatase family protein — MRDESAAAAPARPAHGAGGFRERQGERIGERPSGREGRRNPAYAALDLGTNNCRLLIAEPASSGFRVIDAFSRIVRLGEGLGNSDRLSEAAIERTVEALRICRAKMQARGVRRAKIIATEACRLAVNGAAFVERVRAEVGLDLEIVDRQTEAYLAVTGCAALADPRAESVVIFDIGGGSTEIAWLDGSAANPSTDPTLRIRAWDSLPVGVVTLAERHGGAEVTRLMFEGMVEEVVGLLAPFALRAAAAATAPHFHLLGTSGTVTTIAAMHLRLARYERRRVDGLWMSEDEVAGAIDDLLDTRLEQRADNPCIGRDRADLVLAGCAILEAIRRAFPSDRLRIADRGLREGLLMNMMREDGVWRRGGWR; from the coding sequence ATGAGGGACGAGAGCGCCGCTGCCGCGCCGGCCCGCCCCGCCCACGGCGCGGGGGGCTTCCGCGAGCGACAAGGCGAGAGAATCGGCGAGAGGCCCTCTGGGCGCGAGGGCCGGCGCAATCCCGCCTACGCGGCGCTCGATCTCGGCACCAACAACTGCCGCCTGCTGATCGCCGAGCCCGCCTCCAGCGGCTTCCGGGTCATCGACGCCTTCTCGCGCATCGTCCGGCTCGGCGAAGGGCTGGGCAATTCCGACCGGCTGAGCGAGGCGGCGATCGAGCGCACCGTCGAGGCCCTGCGCATCTGCCGGGCCAAGATGCAGGCCCGCGGCGTGCGGCGCGCCAAGATCATCGCCACCGAGGCCTGCCGGCTCGCGGTGAACGGGGCGGCCTTCGTCGAGCGGGTGCGCGCCGAGGTGGGGCTCGATCTCGAGATCGTGGACCGGCAGACCGAGGCCTACCTCGCGGTGACGGGCTGCGCCGCGCTCGCCGACCCGCGGGCGGAATCCGTGGTGATCTTCGACATCGGGGGCGGCTCCACCGAGATCGCGTGGCTCGACGGCTCGGCGGCCAACCCCTCGACCGACCCGACGCTGCGCATCCGCGCCTGGGACTCCCTGCCCGTCGGCGTGGTGACGCTGGCCGAGCGCCACGGGGGCGCCGAGGTGACCCGGCTGATGTTCGAGGGCATGGTCGAGGAAGTGGTGGGGCTGCTCGCCCCCTTCGCGCTGCGCGCCGCCGCGGCCGCGACCGCACCCCACTTCCACCTGCTCGGCACCTCCGGAACGGTGACGACGATCGCCGCCATGCACCTGCGCCTCGCCCGCTACGAACGCAGGCGCGTCGACGGGCTCTGGATGAGCGAGGACGAGGTGGCGGGCGCCATCGACGACCTGCTCGACACGCGCCTGGAGCAGCGGGCCGACAACCCCTGCATCGGCCGCGACCGGGCCGATCTCGTGCTCGCCGGCTGCGCCATCCTGGAGGCGATCCGGCGCGCCTTCCCCTCCGATCGCCTGCGCATCGCCGACCGGGGCTTACGCGAAGGGCTCCTGATGAACATGATGCGCGAGGACGGCGTCTGGCGCCGCGGGGGTTGGCGGTGA
- a CDS encoding RlmE family RNA methyltransferase has product MSDRRGGAGSTGGVRGDLKQRVKTARGRTVSQKRWLERQLNDPYVARAKREGYRSRAAYKLLEIDERFHLLKAGQRIVDLGAAPGGWSQVAARVVGPAGKVVGIDLLEIEPMAGVEFITLDFLDPEAPERLTALLGGPADLVMSDMAANATGHKKTDHLRIIGLAETAAEFAREILAPGGAYLAKVLQGGTEGALLTDLKRDFALVRHIKPPASRADSSELYVLATGYRGPAGRALEADTE; this is encoded by the coding sequence GTGAGCGACAGGCGCGGCGGAGCCGGCTCCACCGGGGGCGTGCGGGGCGACCTGAAGCAGCGGGTGAAGACCGCGCGCGGGCGCACCGTCTCGCAGAAGCGCTGGCTGGAGCGCCAGCTCAACGATCCCTACGTGGCGCGCGCCAAGCGCGAAGGCTACCGCTCGCGCGCGGCCTACAAGCTCCTGGAGATCGACGAGCGCTTCCACCTGCTCAAGGCAGGCCAGCGGATCGTGGATCTGGGGGCGGCGCCCGGCGGCTGGTCGCAGGTCGCGGCCCGGGTGGTCGGACCCGCGGGCAAGGTCGTCGGCATCGATCTCCTGGAGATCGAGCCGATGGCGGGCGTCGAGTTCATCACCCTCGACTTCCTCGATCCGGAGGCACCCGAGCGGCTGACCGCGCTGCTCGGCGGCCCCGCCGACCTCGTGATGTCCGACATGGCGGCCAACGCCACCGGCCACAAGAAGACCGACCACCTGCGCATCATCGGGCTGGCCGAGACCGCGGCCGAGTTCGCCCGCGAGATCCTGGCGCCGGGGGGCGCCTACCTCGCCAAGGTTCTGCAGGGCGGCACAGAGGGGGCGCTGCTCACCGACCTCAAGCGCGATTTCGCGCTGGTGCGCCACATCAAGCCGCCGGCGAGCCGGGCCGATTCGAGCGAGCTCTACGTGCTGGCCACGGGCTATCGCGGCCCGGCCGGCCGGGCTTTGGAGGCGGACACGGAGTAG